In the Cololabis saira isolate AMF1-May2022 chromosome 7, fColSai1.1, whole genome shotgun sequence genome, one interval contains:
- the cab39l1 gene encoding calcium binding protein 39, like 1 encodes MPFPFGKSQKSPAEIVRSLKENVACMEKLDVGDSKKCEKVAEEASKNLASLKEVLCGTGDKEPQTEAVAQLAQELYNTNLLISLIANLQKIDFEGKKDVVHLFSNIVRRQIGTRTPTVEYISTHPEILFMLLKGYENAEVALNCGMMLRECLRHDPLARTVLYSEDFFCFFRYVDLSTFDIASDAFASFKDLLTRHKIMCADFLENNYDRVFTEYEKLLHSDNYVTKRQSLKLLGELLLDRHNFSVMTKYISRAENLKLMMNLLRDNSRNIQFEAFHVFKVFVANPNKTQPVLDILLKNQTKLVEFLSHFQTDRSEDEQFCDEKNYLIKQIRDLKRPTASEEA; translated from the exons ATGCCTTTTCCTTTTGGAAAGTCTCAGAAGAGTCCAGCTGAAATAGTGAGGAGTTTGAAGGAGAATGTTGCATGCATGGAAAAGCTGGATGTTGGAGACAGTAAAAAATGTGAAAAG GTTGCGGAGGAGGCGTCCAAAAATCTTGCTTCACTGAAGGAAGTGCTTTGTGGAACAGGTGATAAGGAGCCTCAAACTGAAGCTGTGGCTCAGCTTGCACAGGAACTGTACAACACCAACCTTCTTATTTCCCTCATTGCAAACCTGCAGAAGATAGATTTTGAG GGGAAGAAGGATGTGGTCCATTTGTTCAGCAACATTGTTAGACGTCAGATCGGCACCCGCACACCGACGGTAGAATACATTTCTACACACCCTGAGATCCTCTTCATGCTTCTGAAAGG ATATGAAAATGCAGAGGTGGCTCTGAACTGTGGCATGATGCTAAGGGAGTGCCTGCGCCACGACCCTTTGGCCAGGACGGTGCTCTACTCTGAAGACTTCTTCTGCTTCTTCCGATACGTGGACCTCTCAACCTTCGACATCGCCTCGGACGCCTTTGCCTCGTTCAAG GATCTCCTGACAAGACACAAGATTATGTGTGCAGATTTCCTGGAGAACAACTACGACAGG GTTTTTACAGAATATGAGAAGCTCCTGCATTCTGACAACTACGTCACCAAACGGCAGTCTCTGAAG cTTCTTGGTGAACTTCTCTTGGATAGACACAACTTCAGTGTCATGACAAAGTACATCAGCCGAGCTGAGAACCTGAAACTGATGATGAACTTGCTAAGAGATAACAGCCGAAACATCCAGTTTGAAGCATTCCATGTCTTCAAG GTATTTGTTGCAAACCCCAACAAGACTCAGCCCGTGCTGGACATACTGCTGAAGAACCAGACCAAGCTTGTGGAGTTCCTGAGCCACTTCCAGACAGACCGATCTGAAGACGAGCAGTTCTGTGACGAGAAAAACTATCTGATTAAGCAGATCCGGGACCTGAAGAGACCCACGGCGTCCGAGGAAGCTTGA